The Desulfocurvibacter africanus subsp. africanus DSM 2603 genome includes a region encoding these proteins:
- a CDS encoding efflux RND transporter periplasmic adaptor subunit: MAILSACTACAFVIAGCWQDEPATQQAQAPITVLVAEVSQKDVPIYKEWVGATEGLVNAQIRAQVSGYLIKQAYQEGQRVRQGQVLFLIDARSFESAMAEAQEQLADAQAQHETAKATLARIQALYKVRAVSEQILDEAIGNEKSRRAEVGKAQAALEQARIDLSFTRIASPIEGIAGLAQAQIGDLVGPASEPLTTVSTLDPIKAYIAVSEREYLQAAQGERKQEGPRDIPLTLTLADGSTYPYEGRFSFADRSVDPNTGTIKIATLFPNPEYILRPGQYAKVRARMRTAQKALLVPQRAVSEIQGTYQVAVVGPNNTVEVRPVQVGEQIGQEWIVTEGLKPGERVVAEGIQKAKPGATVTPKPYVPEEPAAGSQASPDVSSPQDAPGAPATSGRKG, from the coding sequence ATGGCCATCCTGAGTGCCTGTACCGCATGTGCTTTCGTTATCGCAGGGTGCTGGCAGGACGAACCCGCGACGCAGCAGGCCCAAGCTCCGATCACGGTTCTAGTGGCCGAGGTCAGCCAGAAGGACGTTCCCATCTACAAGGAATGGGTCGGGGCCACAGAGGGGCTGGTCAATGCGCAGATACGCGCCCAGGTCAGCGGGTATCTCATAAAGCAGGCCTACCAGGAGGGCCAGCGCGTGCGCCAGGGCCAAGTCCTCTTTCTCATCGACGCCCGTTCTTTTGAATCGGCCATGGCCGAGGCCCAGGAGCAACTGGCCGACGCGCAAGCGCAACACGAAACGGCCAAGGCCACGCTCGCGCGCATCCAGGCCTTGTATAAGGTCCGCGCCGTGAGCGAGCAGATCCTGGACGAGGCAATCGGCAACGAGAAGTCCCGAAGGGCTGAGGTCGGCAAGGCCCAGGCGGCTCTGGAGCAGGCGCGTATCGACTTGAGCTTCACGAGAATAGCCTCGCCCATCGAGGGCATCGCGGGGCTGGCCCAGGCGCAGATCGGCGACCTCGTGGGACCGGCCAGCGAGCCCCTGACGACCGTGTCCACTCTGGATCCCATCAAGGCCTATATCGCCGTCAGCGAGCGCGAGTACCTCCAGGCCGCGCAGGGCGAGCGGAAGCAGGAAGGACCAAGGGACATCCCGCTCACACTGACCCTGGCCGACGGCAGCACATATCCGTATGAAGGCCGCTTTTCCTTCGCCGACCGCAGCGTGGACCCCAATACGGGCACCATCAAAATCGCCACCCTGTTCCCAAATCCAGAGTACATATTGCGGCCCGGTCAATACGCCAAGGTCCGGGCGCGGATGCGCACGGCCCAGAAGGCCCTGCTCGTGCCCCAGCGGGCGGTCAGCGAGATTCAGGGCACGTACCAGGTCGCGGTGGTGGGGCCGAACAACACCGTGGAGGTCCGCCCGGTGCAGGTTGGGGAGCAGATCGGCCAGGAGTGGATTGTCACCGAAGGCCTCAAACCGGGCGAGCGGGTCGTGGCCGAGGGCATCCAGAAGGCCAAACCGGGCGCGACGGTGACGCCCAAGCCTTATGTCCCGGAAGAGCCTGCAGCCGGTTCGCAGGCCAGCCCTGACGTCAGCTCACCGCAAGACGCGCCCGGCGCTCCCGCAACATCCGGTAGGAAGGGCTAG
- a CDS encoding hemolysin family protein: MTRVLLEVGAILLLILFNGFLAMSEMAVVASMKIRLESRARDGARGARFALRLKEQPERFLSTVQIGITLVGVLTGAFGGATLAERLELWLTDFPALAPYAGGLAIALVVAPVTYLTLVLGELAPKRLAFGAPERMAAFCAPLMTLLMRLSLPAVKLLSGSTALVVRLLGQSPHAEPRVTEEDVRGMAGEAVKAGAIEHGERDMLERIFRLGDRQVEAIMIHRAKIEWIDLDDPYEENVRKVMTSPFSRFPVAREDLSEAVGVIKAKDFLAIYAEDRRVSFTDPRFLHQPIYVPETTRVLALLERFKQEERMHFAMVLDEYGDIRGIVTLNDILEAIVGDIPGADQMSEPGAVRREDGSWLLDGLMPMDEVVSLLGIPPSLMAHMNGQFQTLAGFILHHLGRIPQTGDVLVWHELRFEVVDMDGNRIDKVLAQAQPEKESEE; this comes from the coding sequence ATGACGAGGGTTTTACTGGAAGTCGGCGCGATCCTGCTGCTCATCCTGTTCAATGGCTTTCTGGCCATGTCCGAGATGGCCGTGGTCGCGTCCATGAAGATACGCTTGGAGAGCCGGGCACGGGACGGTGCGCGCGGGGCGCGTTTCGCCCTGCGTCTCAAGGAGCAGCCCGAGCGCTTCCTGTCCACGGTGCAGATCGGCATCACTCTGGTGGGCGTGCTCACCGGCGCCTTCGGCGGGGCCACGCTGGCCGAGCGGCTGGAGCTGTGGTTGACGGATTTCCCGGCCCTGGCCCCGTATGCCGGCGGCTTGGCCATCGCCCTGGTGGTGGCGCCCGTGACCTACCTGACCCTGGTGCTGGGCGAGCTGGCGCCCAAGCGTCTGGCCTTCGGCGCGCCCGAGCGCATGGCCGCCTTCTGCGCGCCGCTCATGACCCTGCTCATGCGCCTGTCCCTGCCGGCCGTGAAGCTTTTGAGCGGCTCCACGGCGCTGGTGGTGCGCCTGCTGGGCCAATCCCCGCACGCGGAGCCGCGCGTCACGGAGGAGGATGTGCGCGGCATGGCCGGCGAGGCGGTCAAGGCCGGAGCCATCGAGCACGGCGAGCGGGATATGCTGGAGCGCATCTTCCGCTTGGGCGACCGGCAGGTGGAGGCCATCATGATCCACCGCGCCAAGATCGAATGGATCGATCTGGACGACCCATATGAGGAAAACGTGCGCAAGGTCATGACCAGTCCCTTCTCGCGCTTCCCCGTGGCGCGGGAGGATTTGTCCGAAGCCGTTGGAGTCATCAAGGCCAAGGACTTCCTGGCGATCTATGCCGAAGACAGGCGCGTAAGCTTCACCGACCCCAGGTTCCTGCACCAGCCTATCTACGTGCCGGAAACCACGCGGGTGCTGGCTCTGCTGGAGCGATTCAAGCAAGAGGAGCGCATGCATTTCGCCATGGTCCTGGACGAGTATGGCGACATCCGCGGCATCGTGACCCTGAACGATATTCTTGAAGCCATCGTGGGCGACATCCCCGGCGCGGACCAGATGTCCGAGCCCGGGGCCGTGCGACGCGAGGACGGCTCCTGGCTGCTGGACGGGCTCATGCCCATGGACGAAGTGGTCTCGCTGCTAGGCATCCCGCCCTCACTCATGGCGCACATGAACGGCCAGTTCCAGACCCTGGCCGGCTTCATTCTGCACCATCTGGGACGCATACCGCAAACGGGCGACGTGCTTGTCTGGCATGAGCTGCGCTTCGAGGTGGTGGATATGGATGGCAACCGCATCGACAAGGTATTGGCCCAGGCTCAGCCGGAAAAGGAGTCAGAGGAATAA
- a CDS encoding cobalt-precorrin 5A hydrolase codes for MPAVAVYAVTRKGARLSRRLAEALDGEQFLPRRLAGEPGVKSFDSLPECLAETFNAFRGHIFVCAAGIAVRAIAPHLQSKALDPAVVVLDEAGRFAVSLLSGHLGGANDLAMTVAEAVGATPVVTTATDNAGVPAVDLLARRRGMAVADASKIKHVSAALLEGRRVTLFDPEDHLGARDDPAMAEHFEHVSDPALLDPDQPSVWAHWKQPPRALNAGLLLALHPRVLAAGVGCRRGASKDEILEAIEMTLRQRDYALAGLGCLASIDLKAHEPGLVAAARELHLQLRTFPAAELDRMDAPGASPRVKDKVGTASVSEASALLAAGPGARLLIPKRIMGNVTVAVALSPQPLTVENTWRD; via the coding sequence ATGCCCGCCGTGGCCGTGTACGCCGTGACCCGCAAAGGTGCGCGGCTGAGCCGCAGGCTGGCCGAAGCCCTGGACGGCGAGCAGTTCCTGCCTCGGCGTCTGGCGGGTGAGCCGGGCGTTAAAAGCTTCGACTCGCTGCCGGAGTGCTTGGCCGAGACATTCAACGCATTTCGAGGACACATTTTCGTGTGCGCGGCTGGCATCGCCGTGCGCGCCATCGCTCCGCATCTGCAGAGCAAGGCGCTCGATCCGGCCGTGGTAGTGCTGGACGAAGCGGGCCGCTTCGCCGTAAGCCTGCTCTCCGGCCATTTGGGCGGGGCCAACGACTTGGCCATGACCGTGGCCGAGGCGGTGGGCGCTACCCCGGTCGTGACCACGGCCACGGACAACGCCGGTGTGCCCGCCGTGGACCTGCTGGCCCGGCGACGTGGAATGGCCGTGGCCGATGCTTCAAAGATCAAACATGTCAGCGCGGCCCTGCTGGAAGGCCGCCGCGTGACCCTGTTCGATCCCGAAGACCACCTGGGGGCGCGCGACGATCCGGCCATGGCCGAGCATTTCGAGCATGTGTCGGACCCTGCCCTGCTTGACCCGGACCAGCCCTCCGTGTGGGCGCACTGGAAGCAGCCGCCTCGTGCGCTGAACGCCGGACTGCTTCTGGCCCTGCACCCGCGGGTGCTCGCAGCCGGCGTGGGCTGTCGCCGTGGCGCATCCAAGGACGAGATACTTGAGGCTATCGAAATGACCTTGAGGCAGCGGGATTATGCCCTGGCAGGACTGGGTTGCCTGGCCAGCATCGACCTTAAGGCCCACGAGCCTGGGCTTGTGGCCGCGGCGCGCGAACTGCATCTGCAACTGCGCACCTTCCCGGCGGCCGAACTCGATCGCATGGACGCGCCCGGCGCATCGCCGCGCGTCAAGGACAAGGTGGGCACGGCCAGCGTATCCGAAGCCTCAGCCCTGCTGGCGGCCGGCCCTGGGGCCCGGTTGCTGATCCCCAAGCGAATCATGGGCAACGTGACTGTGGCCGTGGCCCTGAGCCCGCAGCCACTGACAGTGGAGAATACATGGCGAGACTGA
- the cobJ gene encoding precorrin-3B C(17)-methyltransferase, whose amino-acid sequence MARLTIMGLGPGEAALLAPMARQALESAHVVAGYGTYLDLLEPELLAGKEIIESGMMREMQRVQAAIDATRAGKDSVLVSSGDPGVYGMAGLAWELAEECGALADIELSVVPGIPALCAAAALLGAPLMHDFASVSLSDLLTPWEVIERRVELAAQADFVLAIYNPRSKRRDWQLPRALELIRRHRGPRTPVGHVRNGYRQNQLVDVIALDGMDGAYIERVDMLSLLIVGNNATRFVSAPGGRRMLTPRGYMDKYGKKC is encoded by the coding sequence ATGGCGAGACTGACGATCATGGGTCTTGGGCCCGGCGAAGCCGCGCTCCTCGCGCCCATGGCCAGACAGGCCCTGGAGTCCGCGCACGTAGTGGCCGGTTACGGCACCTACCTGGACCTGCTTGAGCCCGAGCTGCTGGCCGGCAAGGAGATCATCGAAAGCGGCATGATGCGCGAGATGCAGCGTGTGCAAGCCGCCATAGACGCCACTCGTGCCGGCAAGGACTCGGTGCTCGTCTCTTCGGGCGATCCGGGCGTGTACGGCATGGCCGGCCTGGCCTGGGAGCTGGCCGAGGAATGCGGCGCGCTGGCCGACATCGAGCTGTCGGTGGTGCCTGGCATCCCTGCGCTATGCGCGGCCGCCGCGCTGTTGGGCGCACCGCTCATGCACGACTTCGCCTCCGTGAGCCTGTCGGACCTGCTCACGCCCTGGGAGGTCATCGAGCGCCGCGTGGAGCTGGCCGCCCAGGCCGATTTCGTGCTGGCCATCTATAATCCCCGCTCAAAAAGACGCGACTGGCAGCTCCCCCGCGCCCTGGAGCTGATCCGACGCCACCGCGGACCACGAACACCGGTTGGGCATGTGCGCAACGGCTATCGCCAGAATCAACTCGTGGACGTCATCGCGTTGGACGGCATGGATGGTGCATACATCGAGCGCGTGGACATGCTCTCACTGCTGATCGTGGGCAATAACGCAACGCGCTTCGTGTCCGCTCCAGGCGGACGCCGCATGCTTACACCTCGCGGCTATATGGATAAATACGGTAAAAAGTGCTAG
- a CDS encoding cytochrome c3 produces the protein MKKLFSMLVAAALVGTMAMAAQAVPQVPADVVIDHLSNPNAKLEYKVKFSHKAHASLGTDAAACQKCHHKWDGKSEIGGCATEGCHADTTSFKATEKDPKFLMTAFHSKSPMSCQGCHKEMKTAKKTTGPTACAQCHNQK, from the coding sequence ATGAAAAAGTTATTCAGCATGCTCGTCGCCGCGGCCCTGGTTGGCACCATGGCCATGGCTGCTCAGGCCGTTCCTCAAGTTCCTGCCGATGTCGTGATCGACCATCTCAGCAACCCGAACGCCAAGTTGGAGTACAAGGTCAAGTTCTCGCACAAGGCCCACGCTTCTCTTGGCACCGATGCAGCGGCCTGTCAGAAGTGCCACCACAAGTGGGACGGCAAGAGCGAAATCGGCGGTTGCGCCACTGAGGGCTGTCATGCCGACACGACCAGCTTCAAGGCCACGGAAAAGGATCCCAAGTTCCTCATGACCGCCTTCCACTCCAAAAGCCCCATGAGCTGCCAGGGCTGCCACAAGGAGATGAAGACGGCTAAGAAGACGACCGGCCCCACGGCCTGCGCCCAGTGCCATAACCAGAAGTAG
- a CDS encoding ubiquinone/menaquinone biosynthesis methyltransferase, translating into MSHQPARPYGADNSAEEHGRRVASMFGRIAGWYDFLNHALSLGQDIYWRYRLVRTLRLPEAGLVLDLAAGTMDVSLEILRQYPGARVLAMDFTEPMLRRGQRKAKASARGRSAQPVLADGRRLPLPASSLDAATIAFGIRNIVPRSEAFAEIHQALKPGGRLCVLEFGSGKSRVWKGLYNLYLDMILPAVGRVISGDRSAYAYLAETIRGFPPAKELAAEMRAAGFAEVYWQPLLSGIVVLHVARKACEPT; encoded by the coding sequence GTGAGCCATCAACCGGCGCGACCGTATGGCGCGGACAACTCAGCCGAGGAGCACGGCAGGCGGGTGGCCTCCATGTTCGGCCGCATCGCCGGCTGGTACGATTTCCTCAACCACGCCCTGAGCCTGGGCCAGGACATCTACTGGCGCTACCGCCTGGTGCGCACTTTACGCCTGCCTGAAGCAGGCCTTGTCCTGGACTTGGCCGCCGGAACCATGGACGTAAGCCTGGAAATCCTGCGCCAATATCCCGGCGCGCGAGTGCTGGCCATGGACTTTACCGAGCCTATGCTGCGCCGTGGACAGCGCAAGGCCAAGGCCTCGGCACGCGGCAGGTCCGCGCAGCCGGTGCTGGCCGACGGACGCCGCCTGCCCCTGCCCGCGTCCAGCCTGGACGCCGCGACCATCGCCTTCGGCATCCGCAACATCGTGCCCCGCTCCGAGGCCTTTGCCGAAATCCACCAGGCGCTCAAGCCCGGCGGCCGATTGTGCGTGCTCGAATTCGGTTCGGGCAAGAGCCGCGTATGGAAAGGGCTCTACAACTTGTATCTTGATATGATTCTGCCTGCGGTGGGACGGGTGATTTCGGGCGATCGTAGCGCATATGCCTACCTGGCAGAAACCATTCGCGGCTTTCCTCCCGCCAAGGAACTGGCGGCGGAGATGCGCGCGGCGGGATTCGCCGAGGTCTACTGGCAGCCGCTGCTGTCAGGCATAGTTGTGCTGCACGTAGCCCGCAAGGCCTGCGAGCCGACCTAG
- a CDS encoding DUF2065 domain-containing protein, giving the protein MHIDWTHVLTALGLAFIFEGLPYFLWAEKMPKYLLLLCTRPPSILRRMGLAAMLGGLLLIYMAQN; this is encoded by the coding sequence ATGCACATAGATTGGACGCACGTGCTGACCGCTCTGGGACTGGCCTTTATCTTCGAGGGCCTGCCGTATTTCCTGTGGGCCGAGAAGATGCCCAAATACCTGCTGCTGCTTTGCACCCGCCCGCCATCCATCCTGCGGCGCATGGGACTGGCCGCCATGCTTGGCGGCCTGCTGCTGATCTACATGGCCCAGAACTAG
- the mqnB gene encoding futalosine hydrolase, with the protein MAALIVAATLLELEAALGWTGQPLPAGEGLVVRLDLPAIPGGVLATATGIGPVNAAFGLGMALARHRVRGVLNLGLAGSFDPERLPLGSLAVVASETWPEFGLYGEAGLDPRGLKLAQALTPDGPVFGRIGLKPSAAASAMGLHLPGWPSVHGLTVAGVSGCATRAQKLRARHAADVESMEGFALALGCLRAGLPFLEIRSISNFVGLRPPQGWDMPLALRALERAARTLLTPAPVSSGQEKMP; encoded by the coding sequence ATGGCAGCCCTGATCGTGGCGGCCACGCTCCTGGAGCTTGAGGCCGCCCTCGGCTGGACCGGCCAGCCTCTCCCTGCGGGCGAAGGGCTGGTTGTGCGCCTGGACCTGCCGGCAATCCCAGGTGGAGTGCTGGCTACGGCCACGGGCATCGGCCCGGTCAACGCAGCCTTCGGCCTGGGCATGGCCCTGGCCCGCCACAGGGTGCGCGGCGTGCTCAACCTTGGACTGGCCGGCAGCTTCGATCCCGAGCGCTTGCCCCTGGGCAGCTTGGCCGTGGTGGCCAGCGAGACGTGGCCCGAATTCGGCCTGTACGGCGAAGCCGGCCTTGATCCCAGAGGCCTCAAACTGGCCCAGGCCCTGACGCCCGACGGGCCTGTCTTCGGGCGCATCGGCCTGAAGCCGTCTGCTGCGGCCTCGGCCATGGGCTTGCACTTGCCCGGCTGGCCGTCCGTCCACGGGCTGACCGTGGCCGGAGTAAGCGGTTGCGCGACACGGGCGCAGAAACTGCGCGCACGCCATGCGGCCGACGTGGAAAGCATGGAAGGTTTCGCCCTGGCCCTGGGCTGTCTGCGGGCCGGACTACCGTTCCTGGAAATCCGCTCGATCTCAAATTTCGTGGGACTGCGCCCGCCCCAGGGCTGGGACATGCCCCTGGCGCTTCGAGCGCTGGAACGCGCGGCGCGAACGCTCTTGACCCCCGCTCCGGTTAGCTCCGGACAGGAGAAAATGCCTTGA
- a CDS encoding polyprenyl synthetase family protein has translation MISRSNEQYHAAMRVLAAYIEQQLPAINDFLARETDKLDPLVRPAAAHVLAAGGKRLRPVLAILCARALGHKGEAIYPLACSLEFLHSATLLHDDILDGAVLRRGKAAAHIVFSRTEAVLAGDVLLALANQLVASYGDPRLTTCLSEAIMRTVAGEVAEIVNTREMDSSLETYLHIITGKTAYLLEASCVVGALLAGVSDELIKAASVFGLNMGIAFQIVDDAMDYTSASSVSGKPAGGDLREGKLTLPLIYHLESLSPARREALLSDIRSKALSEEALAQLLADIQSSSCTERARALAGEYAAKAARALEAFPESEERKVLDCALEFVLQREK, from the coding sequence TTGATAAGCCGATCCAATGAACAGTACCATGCGGCCATGCGAGTCCTGGCCGCCTATATCGAGCAGCAACTCCCGGCCATTAACGACTTCCTGGCCAGGGAAACGGACAAGCTCGACCCCCTGGTGCGCCCTGCCGCCGCGCACGTGCTCGCGGCCGGCGGCAAGCGGCTGCGTCCGGTGCTGGCCATTCTTTGCGCCAGGGCCCTGGGACACAAGGGCGAGGCGATCTATCCATTGGCCTGCTCCCTGGAGTTCCTCCACTCGGCCACCCTGCTGCACGACGACATCCTGGACGGCGCGGTGCTCCGCCGAGGCAAGGCCGCGGCGCACATCGTATTCTCGCGCACCGAGGCCGTTCTGGCCGGCGACGTGCTCCTGGCCCTGGCCAACCAGCTCGTGGCCTCCTACGGCGATCCCCGGCTGACGACCTGCCTTTCCGAAGCCATCATGCGCACCGTGGCGGGCGAGGTGGCCGAGATCGTCAACACCCGGGAGATGGATTCCTCCCTGGAAACATACCTGCACATCATCACGGGCAAGACCGCCTATCTCCTCGAAGCCTCCTGCGTGGTCGGCGCACTGCTGGCCGGCGTGAGCGACGAGCTGATCAAAGCCGCCTCGGTCTTCGGCCTGAACATGGGCATCGCCTTCCAGATCGTGGACGACGCCATGGACTACACCTCGGCCAGCAGCGTCTCTGGCAAGCCGGCCGGCGGAGATCTGCGCGAAGGCAAGCTGACCTTGCCGCTCATCTATCATCTGGAGTCCCTGAGCCCCGCGCGGCGCGAAGCCCTGCTGTCGGACATCCGCTCCAAGGCGCTGAGCGAGGAAGCCCTGGCTCAGCTCCTGGCCGACATCCAGTCCAGTTCTTGTACGGAGCGCGCCCGCGCCCTGGCCGGCGAGTACGCAGCCAAGGCTGCCCGCGCCCTGGAAGCCTTCCCGGAGAGCGAGGAAAGAAAAGTGCTGGACTGCGCCCTGGAGTTCGTCCTGCAGCGGGAAAAATAG
- a CDS encoding AIR synthase-related protein — protein sequence MQWRVEVATRPSVADTRGRSLPGEIRDALGMAVESARVVKVYTVDGVDEAQIGTVLDKAVLHDPVLHAASRTPLAASLDWDWLLEVGFRPGVTDNEGRTAKSSVALVLGFTPEQAKGLAVYTATQYLFKGALSREQVEHIGKDLLANELIECIEVRSRQEGPITDPRASQVKGRSVDEVAVIPLSTMSDEQMLAFSRENTLALSLEEMRAIRAYYGRPEVRAARAKQGLPAEPTDAEVEALAQTWSEHCKHKIFQARIRYDNRENGQQYEIDSLFKTFIAGSTKAIRAAKGKDDLCLSVFKDNAGVFKFDENVSVCIKVETHNSPSALDPYGGALTGIVGVNRDPMGTGMGANLVCNTDVFCFASPFHEGELPPRLLHPRRVLQGVQKGVEHGGNKSGVPTVNGSIVFDERYLGKPLVYCGTLGTIPTMVNGKPGHDKQALLGDRIVMCGGRIGKDGIHGATFSSEELHEGSPATAVQIGDPITQRKMYDFLMRARDTGLYNAITDNGAGGLSSSVGEMAQDTGGARLDLARAPLKYDGLRPWEILLSEAQERMTLAVPADKIEAFLSLAAEMDVDATDLGEFTDTGYLHVTYGGKPVAFLEMNFLHDGVPQMELSAVWQRPAIGGQELPKPKQSHGELLLSMLGRLNVCSKEFAVRQYDHEVQGGSAVKPMVGALRDGPSDAGALRPVLGSERGLVISHGICPKFSDFDAYWMTANAVDEAVRNAVAVGADPDQMVGTDNFCWCDPVQSEKTPDGEYKLAQLVRANEALDHYCRAFCVPCISGKDSMKNDYYGGGKKISIPPTVLYSVVGIVPDVKRCVTSDLKRPGELIFLLGRTFDETGGSEIAGQLGVVGSHVPQVDAVSALLRYRTLFQAMQKGLISAAHDLSDGGLAVALAEMCLGGRLGAHLDLGKVPSTPAGLDDLTLLYSESASRLLVTVKPGNRQAFEALFAGQDCALVGEVTQGNALTIGRDGKALFIADVEDMASAFKATLAL from the coding sequence ATGCAGTGGCGAGTTGAAGTAGCGACGCGGCCGAGCGTTGCCGATACCAGGGGCAGGAGCCTGCCGGGCGAGATACGCGACGCCCTGGGCATGGCCGTGGAATCGGCGCGCGTGGTCAAGGTCTACACCGTGGACGGCGTGGACGAGGCCCAGATCGGCACGGTGCTGGACAAGGCAGTGCTGCACGACCCCGTGCTGCATGCGGCCTCGCGCACGCCCCTTGCCGCGTCCTTGGACTGGGACTGGCTGCTGGAAGTGGGCTTTCGGCCCGGCGTGACAGACAACGAAGGCCGCACCGCCAAATCTTCGGTAGCCCTGGTGCTGGGTTTCACGCCCGAGCAGGCCAAGGGCCTGGCCGTGTACACGGCCACGCAGTACCTGTTCAAGGGCGCGCTGTCCCGCGAGCAGGTGGAGCATATCGGCAAGGACCTGCTGGCCAACGAGCTTATCGAATGCATCGAGGTGCGCTCGCGCCAGGAAGGCCCCATCACCGATCCCCGCGCATCGCAGGTCAAGGGCCGCTCCGTGGACGAGGTGGCTGTCATCCCCCTGTCGACCATGAGCGACGAGCAGATGCTGGCCTTCAGCCGCGAGAATACCCTGGCCCTGAGCCTGGAGGAGATGCGGGCCATCCGCGCCTACTATGGACGGCCCGAAGTGCGCGCGGCCCGCGCCAAACAGGGCTTGCCTGCCGAGCCCACGGACGCCGAGGTCGAGGCCCTGGCCCAGACCTGGTCCGAGCACTGCAAGCACAAAATTTTCCAGGCCAGGATCCGCTACGATAACCGCGAGAACGGTCAGCAATACGAGATCGACAGTCTGTTCAAGACCTTCATCGCCGGAAGCACCAAGGCCATCCGCGCTGCCAAGGGCAAGGACGACCTGTGTCTGTCCGTGTTCAAGGACAACGCCGGCGTGTTCAAGTTCGACGAGAACGTGAGCGTGTGCATCAAGGTAGAGACGCACAACAGCCCCTCGGCCCTGGACCCCTACGGGGGCGCGCTGACCGGCATCGTTGGCGTGAACCGCGATCCCATGGGCACGGGCATGGGCGCCAACCTAGTGTGCAACACCGACGTGTTCTGCTTCGCCTCGCCCTTCCACGAGGGCGAACTGCCCCCGCGTCTGCTGCACCCGCGACGCGTGCTCCAGGGCGTGCAGAAGGGCGTGGAGCATGGCGGCAACAAGTCCGGCGTGCCCACGGTCAACGGCTCCATCGTCTTTGACGAACGCTACCTGGGCAAGCCGCTGGTCTACTGCGGCACCCTCGGCACCATTCCGACCATGGTCAACGGCAAGCCGGGCCATGACAAGCAGGCCCTCCTTGGCGACCGCATCGTCATGTGCGGCGGCCGCATCGGCAAGGACGGCATCCACGGCGCGACATTCTCCTCCGAGGAGCTGCACGAGGGCTCTCCTGCCACGGCCGTGCAGATCGGCGATCCCATCACCCAGCGCAAGATGTACGACTTCCTCATGCGCGCCCGCGACACCGGCTTGTACAACGCCATCACCGACAACGGCGCGGGCGGCCTGTCCTCGTCCGTGGGCGAGATGGCCCAGGACACGGGCGGAGCACGCCTTGATCTGGCGCGAGCGCCGCTCAAGTACGACGGTTTGCGGCCCTGGGAAATCCTGCTCTCCGAAGCGCAGGAGCGCATGACCCTGGCCGTGCCGGCCGACAAGATCGAAGCCTTCCTGAGCCTGGCCGCTGAGATGGACGTGGATGCCACGGATCTCGGCGAGTTCACGGACACGGGCTACCTCCATGTTACATATGGCGGCAAGCCGGTGGCCTTTCTGGAAATGAATTTCCTGCACGACGGCGTGCCCCAGATGGAGCTGTCCGCCGTGTGGCAACGGCCGGCCATCGGCGGCCAGGAGCTGCCGAAGCCCAAGCAGAGCCATGGCGAGCTGCTGCTGAGCATGCTTGGCCGGCTGAACGTCTGCAGCAAGGAATTCGCCGTGCGCCAGTACGACCACGAGGTCCAGGGCGGCAGCGCGGTCAAGCCCATGGTGGGTGCGCTGCGCGACGGCCCGTCCGACGCCGGAGCCCTGCGGCCCGTGCTGGGCAGCGAGCGCGGCTTGGTTATCTCCCACGGCATCTGCCCCAAGTTCAGCGACTTCGACGCCTACTGGATGACGGCCAACGCCGTCGACGAGGCCGTTCGCAATGCCGTGGCCGTGGGCGCGGACCCGGACCAGATGGTCGGCACGGACAACTTCTGCTGGTGCGATCCGGTGCAGAGCGAGAAGACGCCCGACGGCGAGTACAAGCTCGCCCAGCTCGTGCGCGCCAACGAGGCCCTGGACCACTACTGCCGGGCCTTCTGCGTGCCGTGCATCTCGGGCAAGGACTCCATGAAGAACGACTACTACGGCGGCGGTAAGAAGATCTCCATCCCGCCCACGGTGCTCTATTCCGTGGTGGGCATCGTGCCGGACGTGAAGCGCTGCGTGACCTCGGACCTCAAGCGGCCAGGCGAGCTGATCTTCCTGCTGGGCCGCACCTTCGACGAGACCGGCGGCAGCGAGATCGCCGGCCAGCTCGGCGTTGTCGGTAGCCATGTGCCGCAGGTGGACGCCGTATCCGCCCTGCTGCGCTACCGCACGCTCTTCCAGGCCATGCAGAAAGGCCTGATCAGCGCGGCCCACGACCTGTCCGACGGCGGCTTGGCCGTGGCCCTGGCCGAGATGTGTCTTGGTGGCCGCCTGGGCGCCCATCTGGACCTCGGCAAGGTGCCCTCGACCCCTGCGGGACTGGACGACCTGACCCTGCTCTACTCCGAATCGGCCAGCCGCCTGCTGGTCACGGTCAAGCCCGGTAATCGCCAAGCCTTCGAGGCGCTCTTCGCCGGTCAGGACTGCGCCTTGGTGGGCGAGGTCACGCAGGGCAATGCGCTTACGATCGGCCGGGACGGCAAAGCGCTCTTCATCGCGGATGTGGAGGACATGGCCAGCGCCTTCAAGGCAACTTTGGCTCTGTAA